The proteins below come from a single Alnus glutinosa chromosome 9, dhAlnGlut1.1, whole genome shotgun sequence genomic window:
- the LOC133877775 gene encoding UDP-xylose transporter 1: MGEMSTFQLGVIGALFLSVASSVSIVICNKALMSKLGFPFATTLTSWHLLVTFCTLHVAQRLNFFESKSTDAKTVILFGILNGVSIGLLNLSLGFNSIGFYQMTKLAIIPFTVLLETLFLKKQFSRKIKFSLFLLLIGVGIASITDLQLNSLGSILSVLAIITTCVGQILTNTIQKRLNVSSTQLLYQSAPFQAAVLFVSGPLVDQFLTKQNVFAYKYSPLVLAFIVLSCLIAVAVNFSTFLVIGKTSPVTYQVLGHLKTCLVLAFGYTLLHDPFTERNIIGILIAIWGMGLYSYFCTQENKKKQSVDVSLVSQIKDKDTTPLLAGKNMGLSDKETHEAKKSTKDSVV; the protein is encoded by the exons ATGGGAGAAATGTCGACCTTCCAGTTGGGCGTGATTGGCGCGCTTTTCCTTTCAGTGGCATCATCAGTCTCCATTGTCATCTGCAACAAAGCTTTGATGAGCAAGCTTGGCTTCCCTTTTG CTACTACGCTGACTAGTTGGCATCTTTTGGTGACATTCTGCACCCTGCATGTGGCGCAACGCTTGAATTTTTTTGAGTCGAAATCAACTGACGCAAAGACTGTAATACTCTTTGGCATTCTGAATGGAGTTTCAATTGGACTTCTCAACTTGAGCCTGGGTTTCAACTCCATTGGATTTTACCAG ATGACAAAACTTGCAATCATACCATTTACTGTACTATTGGAAACACTGTTCCTGAAAAAGCAATTCAG CCGGAAGATAAagttctctctcttcctcttacTAATAGGAGTTGGCATCGCTTCTATAACTGATCTTCAGCTCAATTCTCTCGGATCAATTCTCTCTGTTTTAGCCATAATAACTACCTGTGTTGGTCAAATT CTGACAAACACAATACAAAAGAGGCTCAATGTATCTTCAACCCAGCTGCTATACCAGTCAGCTCCATTTCAGGCAGCAGTTCTCTTTGTCTCAGGCCCTCTGGTTGATCAGTTCCTCACCAAGCAAAATGTCTTCGCCTACAAATATTCTCCTTTAGTTTTG GCATTCATCGTGCTTTCTTGCCTAATAGCCGTGGCCGTGAACTTTAGCACCTTTCTAGTTATTGGCAAGACTTCGCCGGTTACATATCAAGTGCTAGGCCACCTCAAGACATGCCTTGTTCTTGCCTTTGGCTATACACTACTCCATGACCCATTTACAGAGAGGAACATTATTGGAATCCTAATCGCAATATGGGGCATGGGACTATACTCATATTTTTGCACTCAggagaataaaaagaaacaatccGTTGATGTTTCACTCGTTTCTCAG ATTAAAGATAAAGACACTACACCGCTTTTGGCTGGGAAGAACATGGGTCTTTCAGATAAGGAAACTCATGAGGCTAAGAAATCAACCAAGGACTCTGTTGTTTAA